GAATTCTACGAGTCCGGGCTTGGTCAGGCGGCGCGGCGGATGATCCGCCGGCGCATCCGCACCATCTGGCCCGACCTGCGCGGGCAGATCGTGCTGGGGGTCGGCTACACCACGCCCTATCTGCAACCCTTCCGCGACGAGGCGGAGCGGGTGTTCTCGATCATGCCGGCGACCCAGGGTGTGACCTTCTGGCCGCCGGGCGGGCCGGGGCTGGTGGCGCTGGGCGACGAGGCGGACCTGCCGCTGGCCGACATGTCGGTGGACCGCGTGCTGCTCGTCCACGGGCTGGAGGGCACGGAGCAGCTCCGCCCGATGATGCGGGAGATCTGGCGCGTGCTGGCCGGCGGCGGGCGGGTGCTGGTGGTGGTGCCGAACCGCCGCGGCCTGTGGGCGCGGGCCGACTGGACGCCCTTCGGGCACGGCTTCCCCTATTCGGCCTCGCAACTGAAGCAGGTTCTGCGCGACACCATGTTCGTGCCGGAGCGCACGGGGCACGCCCTGTTCCTGCCGCCGCTGCGCTCCCGCTTCCTGATGAAGACCGCCCCGGCCTGGGAGGAGGTCGGCTGCCGATGGTTCAAGGCCTTCGCCGGCGTGACGATGATCGAGGCGTCCAAGCAGATCTTCGCCGGGGTGTCGCGCAAGACCCAGCAACCGGCCAAGCGCCGCCTGATCGTCCCGCTTCCCGGCGGGGCGGCCCCGGCCCGCCGCCCGGCGGGGTCCGGCGCGTGGCGGGTGTCGGAGGAGCCGTAGGCCTTGCTCCGGGGGCTTCCGGCTTTGTAACGTCCCTGGTCACCGCAGCGGATCGGACCCCATGGCGAAAGCGAGCGTTCTCATCGTCCCCGGACTCGGCAACTCCGGTCCGGACCACTGGCAAAGCTGGCTGCAGCGGCGCCACCCGTCCTTCACGCGGGTCGAGCAGGTCGACTGGGACGCGCCGGCCCTGGAGGATTGGGTGCGGTCGCTGGAGGACTCCGTGGCCGCCGCGGCCGCGCCGGTCGTCCTGATCGCCCACAGCCTGGGCTGCATGACGGTGGCCCATTGGGCGGTGCGGAGCGGGTCGTCGGTCGGCAAGGTCGCCGCCGCCCTGCTGGTCGCCCCGCCCGACGTCGAATCGGCGGCGCACACGCCGCCGGAGGTCCACGGCTTCGCCCCGGTGCCCACCGACCCGCTGCCCTTCCGCACGGTGGTGCTGGCCAGCCGCAACGATCCCTACGCCCCGGTCGCGCGCTCCTGCGGATTCGCG
This genomic stretch from Azospirillum sp. TSH58 harbors:
- a CDS encoding alpha/beta hydrolase translates to MAKASVLIVPGLGNSGPDHWQSWLQRRHPSFTRVEQVDWDAPALEDWVRSLEDSVAAAAAPVVLIAHSLGCMTVAHWAVRSGSSVGKVAAALLVAPPDVESAAHTPPEVHGFAPVPTDPLPFRTVVLASRNDPYAPVARSCGFAVGWGADFIDGGDLDHINTAAGYGPWPDGERLVLDLLRTVEGGA
- a CDS encoding class I SAM-dependent methyltransferase, which produces MYTDIVDLREFYESGLGQAARRMIRRRIRTIWPDLRGQIVLGVGYTTPYLQPFRDEAERVFSIMPATQGVTFWPPGGPGLVALGDEADLPLADMSVDRVLLVHGLEGTEQLRPMMREIWRVLAGGGRVLVVVPNRRGLWARADWTPFGHGFPYSASQLKQVLRDTMFVPERTGHALFLPPLRSRFLMKTAPAWEEVGCRWFKAFAGVTMIEASKQIFAGVSRKTQQPAKRRLIVPLPGGAAPARRPAGSGAWRVSEEP